The Pseudocalidococcus azoricus BACA0444 genomic interval AGATTGGTATTGGATAGATTTTGCAACCTGTATAGACTGTGGGATTTGTTTTCAAGTTTGCCCAGTTGAGGGAGCCATTGTCCCGGAAGAGCGGCCCGAACTCCAAAAAACTCCAGCGTAAGTCACTGAGATGGCAGAACCCCTCTTGGTCGTAGAATCCGTCTATGCGGGCTATGTAACAGATTTAGATATTCTC includes:
- a CDS encoding indolepyruvate ferredoxin oxidoreductase subunit alpha, which translates into the protein MAHTIVTETCAGIADCVEACPVACIHPGPGKNTMGTDWYWIDFATCIDCGICFQVCPVEGAIVPEERPELQKTPA